One Candidatus Saccharimonadales bacterium DNA segment encodes these proteins:
- a CDS encoding crossover junction endodeoxyribonuclease RuvC, translating into GYGRADKIQSQEMVRVLLRLRDIPKPDDCADALAAALTYSSLASGMLTSKS; encoded by the coding sequence CTGGCTATGGTCGTGCTGATAAAATACAGAGTCAGGAGATGGTCAGAGTCCTACTCAGGCTTCGAGATATTCCAAAACCGGACGACTGCGCTGATGCATTAGCTGCCGCACTGACATACAGTTCACTCGCATCTGGCAT